The DNA region AGTGGTTGCTTCCTTAAGTCCACCTTAAGGTTGACGCTGGCAGTCTTATCGTCCGTGTAGGCCCAAGGGGTCGCGGGGTTGAGTTAAGAATGCTGATAGGCCGAGTGGGGTCAGAATCATCTATGACATGGGCGCGATATGCGCGGAGTCAAGACTTCGGCACACTGTGTGGTACTCCAGTGAAGCGCTGACTGATGTGAGAAGAGGGATCAGGCGATGCGAATATTACTTGCAGAAGATGACCCGATGATCGGCAGCGGCTTGCAAAAAGGGCTGCGCCAGGGAGGGTACACAGTGGATTGGGTCACGGACGGCAAAGCTGCCGTCCTCGCTTTGGAAACCAACCCATATGCGTTGCTTCTACTCGACCTGGGACTTCCGCGCCAGGATGGCATGGAGGTGCTCACGGTTCTGCGTCAACACGATGAGAGCTTACCGGTAATCATAATCACCGCCCGCGACTCGCTACCAGATCGGATTGCTGGCCTTGATCATGGTGCTGACGATTACCTGGTTAAACCGTTTGCCATCGAGGAATTGGTTGCACGCATTCGCGCCGTCAGCCGCCGTCAATCCGGGCGTGTGCAGACGGAGCTTCGGGGTGGCCCGTTGCGACTTGATCCGGTACGACACCTGCTGTGGTTACGCAACGAGCCTGTCAGCCTGTCGGCCAAAGAATATGCGTTGCTGCACGAGCTGATGAAGGAGCCGGATGCGGTGATATCCCGCGAGCAGTTAGAGGATCGCCTGTACGGTTGGGGAGATGAAGTGGGCAGCAATGCCGTGGAAGTTCACATCCATAATCTTCGCAAAAAACTCGGGGCCGAGGTCATCCGTACTGTTCGAGGTGTCGGATATCACATTGGAGAGGACGCATGAGTTCGCTCCGTCGGCGTCTACTGTTATGGCTGCTACCAGCCACTTTTCTGGCTGGACTGCTGGCAAGTATCGGCACCTATTGGGGGGCTGTCCTTGAACTGGATGATCTGCTCAACGACCAAATGCGTTACCTCGCAGAACACATCAATGTGGATCCTGGTGAGCGTGTTGTACTGACGGATACAGGCAATAAACCCAGTGCATTGCGTGATGATAATGCTGACGAAGTGCTGCTTCAGGTTTGGAGCGCAGGGGTTTTGAACTTTACGACCGACTCCGCGCTCTTACTCCCTCCACCGCAGCAAACTGGACTGAGTGATGTTCAGGTCGGGGATCAAACTTGGCACACGTTCGTGAGCCAGCGCGGTGATAAGGTTTTCCGGGTGGCTCAAGCTCAAAATAGGCGTTGGGAAAAGCTCGCGGGTTTAGCCGTGCACCTATTGTGGCCAGTGGTATCAATGATTCCCTTGTTAGCTCTGTTCTTGTGGTTTGGTATCAGCTACGGGCTAAAACCACTGCGAACAGTGGCGACAGAACTGTCGGAGCGCAACGTGAATAGCCTGCAGCCTATCGCTTCGAAAGAGTTGCCTGGAGAAGTCAAACCTCTGGTCGATGCCCTCAACGATTTGCTGGAACGGCTGGCAAATGCTTTCACCATGCAAAAATACTTCATCGCTGATGCAGCGCACGAGCTACGCACTCCAGTGGCAGCACTCAGCATTCAAGTGGAGTTGGCACAGCGGGCCACTCAGGAAGAAGACCGACAGGTATCGCTGTCTGAGGTACAGGCGGGTGTCACGCGCCTTACTCACTTGACACAACAGCTATTGACCTTGGCGCGCCTGGAGCCTGATGTGCAGTCGCCAGTCATGCAGAACATCGAACTGTCCACTCTATGCAAGTCGGTGATCACTGATCAGGTTCGCAGGGCTGAAGCCTCAGGCATCGATCTGGGGCTGAGCGAGCATGCCGCATCCAGCATTTCGGGGGATCCTGAAACGCTGCGTATCCTGCTCAATAACCTGATCGACAACGCCATTCGTTACGCGGGGGCCCACGCAAAGATTGACTTGGCAGTGCGCGATACCGACCAAGGGGTCGTGCTTGAGGTGTGCGACAACGGCCCAGGAATAAATGCGTCGGAGCGTGAGCGGGTGCTTGAGCGATTCTATCGAGGCAACAATCAAAGCGGCTCTGGTAGCGGTCTGGGGCTTTCAATTGTTAAAGCGATTGCAGAGCAACACGGAGCTCAAGTGTTACTCGATATCGGAGCAAATGGCTTGGGACTGCGGGTACAGATCATTTTTCCGTCTATATCGGGAAAATAGGCAGAGTAGAAAAGCACTCTCTAAAAGGCTCAGTGCGATGAGATAACTCCTCAGCTATTTGTGGTCAGTGCGAATGCAATCGGGTGGTCAAGTCAATGCAATTATCAAATAGGCGTAATGGGGGTAATGGGCGCCGTTTTCCCAGAAATGCGCCCAATTGGCAACCGATTCGATCTGTTTCTGGCATTGACCGTGAACTAAGATATGCAACACCTAACCCCACGGATCAATACGCCATGATGGCAACCCCTGAATGAATTTCGTCTGGACCAGCGCAACCATCGGTTCACTGATGCTTGCCCTGATCGTCGCGTTGATCTGCCGCGAACGCTCGCTGCAAAAGCAGCTGGCCGAGTATCGCGTGCTGATCACCAGCCTGACTGACGGACAAAACATCCGTCAGGACGGTGACGCCGAACGCTTCAAGCGCAGCCAGTACTTCGCCCGCATCGGCACGTGGGACTGGGATGTCGACACCGACAAGCTCTACTGGTCGGACGCGATCTACGGCATGTTTGGCTTCAAGATCGACGAAGTAACGCCCTCCTACGCACTGTTTTGCTCATGTGTTCACCCGGACGACCGGGCCAAGGTCCGGGCCGGGGAATTGCGTTGCCTGGAAACCGGCGACAACCATGACGAGGAATATCGGGTGGTCTGGCCCGACGGCACGATCCGCTGGCTTCGGGAAACCGGCAATGTGGTCAAGAACGACCACGATGCAACGATCAAGATGATGGGCGTGGTACGCGATATCACCGAGGAAAAAGCCTCCGCCAGCTACCTGCAACACTTGGCCCACTTCGACCCGCTGACCGGTCTGCCCAATCGTCTGGTGCTCGAGGAGCGTCTGTCCGAGGCGCTGGAACAGGCGCGCATCAGCGCCACGAGGGTTGCGCTGGTGTTTGTCGACCTCAACGGCTTCAAGGCAATCAACGACCATTACGGCCATGCCGCCGGCGACCGGGTACTGATCACCACCGCCACCCGCCTGAAGAAAATCCTGCGTTCAACCGATACCGTCGCCCGGATCGGTGGCGACGAATTTGTGGTCATCCTTCAAGGCCTGCCCCAGGGCAACAGCCTGCAAGACGAAGCCCGCAGCATCTGCCAGAAAATCTTCGTCGAACTGTCGCCACCGGTGACCATCGGTAATGATCAACGACACATCGGCACCAGCCTGGGGGTCGCGGTGTTCCCGGACCATGCGCCGAGCATGGACCGGTTGATCCATATTGCGGATCTGGCGATGTATGAGGCGAAGCGCAGTGGGAATAATCAGTATCGGTTGGGCACTGAAAGCCCCGTACGCGCTCACAGCGAATAGCCCTTCGACGGTTTAACGCTCCACTGGCGTGATATCCACAATCGTCCCGTTGGTAATCATCACCATCATGTACTTGTCATTGATCTGCACCCACTGCGCCTGGCTTTTCGGGGCTTTCAGGCCTTTCTGCTTCCAGTTGGTCAGGGCTTTTTCACTGCGCTGGTAAACGTCGGGGGCACGATCACCCTTCACCAGTTGGCGGGAATTGTTAACCCCCGGCTGGACGGTTTTTTGCGGTGGGTCATCCGCTTGAACAATGGGACTGATACCGGCAACGCCGGCGGCAATGGCCAAGGCGGCGATGAGGGATTTGCTGTTCATGGGGTGATCCTCCTGTGATGTCGCGGTACCAGAACTCCGACTGCACATGCAGCGAATCATTCCTTACGGGCTACATTGATCCGTTTCAAACATCAATGCATGCCAACAATGCAATTAACTTATCGTTCACCCTGCTCCACTATCCGCCCCAATAAGAACCGTGCGCCGCGTCCAGGCGGTGCACGTCATAAAAGCGGTGGAGTACACGTCTATGACAGCATCAACCCAACGGCCCGCGACTTCCGGTCGCTCCCGGGCCAGTGCGATTTTCCGGGTCACCTCGGGCAACTTCCTCGAACAATTCGACTTCTTCCTTTTCGGCTTTTACGCCACGCAGATTGCTGCCGTGTTCTTCCCGGCCAGCAGCGAGTTCGCCTCGCTGATGATGACCTTCGCGGTGTTCGGCGCAGCCTTCCTGATGCGACCGTTGGGCGCCGTGGTGCTGGGTGCCTACATCGATGATGTGGGCCGGCGCAAAGGGTTGATCGTCACCCTGTCGATCATGGCCAGCGGCACGATTTTGATTGTGCTGGTGCCCGGTTACGAAACCATCGGGCTGTTCGCCCCGGCCATCGTCTTGATCGGCCGCTTGTTGCAAGGCTTCTCGGCCGGCGCAGAAATGGGTGGCGTCTCGGTGTATCTCTCGGAAATCGCCACGCCCGGCAACAAAGGCTTCTTCACCAGTTGGCAGTCGGCCAGCCAGCAAGTGGCGATCATTGTCGCGGCAGCGTTGGGCTATGGCCTGAACCAATGGATGGCGCCGGCGATGATTGCCGACTGGGGCTGGCGGATTCCGTTTTTCGTTGGCTGCATGATCGTGCCGTTCATTTTTTTCCTGCGTCGCAACCTTGAGGAAACCGAAGAATTCGCCGCCCGCAAACACCGTCCGAGCATGGGCGATGTGTTCCGCACGTTGGCGCAGAACTGGGTGATCGTGTTCGCCGGGATGATGATGGTCGCCCTGACCACCACCGCGTTTTACCTGATCACCGTTTACGCACCGACCTTTGGCAAAACCGTGCTGCACCTGAGTACATCTGATGCGCTGCTGGTGACTTTGCTGGTGGGCGTTTCGAACTTCTTCTGGCTGCCGATTGGCGGTGCACTGTCGGATCGCATCGGCCGTCGCCCGGTGCTGATTGCCATGGCCCTGCTGACCTTGGCCACGGCGTATCCGGCGCTGACGTATCTGGTGCAGGCGCCGAGCTTCATCAACATGCTGTTGGTGCTGCTGTGGTTGTCATTCATTTACGGGTTGTACAACGGCGCGATGATTGCAGCGCTGACGGAAATCATGCCGGTCGAAGTGCGGGTCGCCGGGTTCTCCCTGGCTTACAGCCTGGCCACGGCGGTGTTCGGTGGTTTTACGCCGGCGATATCGACCTTCCTGATCCAGTACACCGGCGACAAGGCTGCGCCCGGCTACTGGATGAGTTTTGCCGCGTTCTGTGCGTTGTGCGCGACGCTGTATCTCTATCGCCGTTCGACCGATCGCTTGCAACCGGCGATGTCCCGAACCCTTTGAGAGCACATGACCATGAAAAAGCTATACAATTTTGCGGCCCTGACTTTGCTGGTCAGCCTGGGTCTGAGCACCGTCGCCCAGGCCGAAGAGATCCGCGTGATGACCTCCGGCGGTTTCACCGCCGCCTATAAAATCCTCGGCCCGAAATTCGCCGCCTCCACGGGCAACACACTGGACACAGCCCTCGGCCCCTCGATGGGCAAGGCGCCGGAAGCGATCCCCAATCGCCTGGCTCGCGGTGAAAAAGCCGACGTGGTGATCATGGTCGGCTACGCCCTCGATGACCTGATCAAGCAAGGCAAAGTCGATCCCGCCTCACGGGTAGAGCTGGCTGACTCGCGGATCGGTCTGGTGGTACGTGAAGGCGCGCCGAAGCCGGACATCCGCTCTGTCGACGGCCTGAAAAAGACCTTGCTCGACGCGAAGTCCGTGGCCTATTCCGACAGCGCCAGTGGGGTGTACATCGAGGATCAGTTGTTCAAGCGTCTGGGCATCGAAGATCAGCTCAAACCCAAGTCGACGATGGTCCCGAAAATCCCGGTGGCATCGGTGGTTGCCACCGGTGACTATCAACTGGGCTTTCAGCAGGTCAGCGAGTTGCTGCCGTTGCCGGGCGTGAGTTTTGTGGCAAAGATTCCAGAGTCGGTGCAGTCGGTGACGCGTTTTGCTGCCGGTATACCGGTGGGCGCGCAACACCCGGCGCAGGCCAAGGCATTGCTGGATTACCTGGCCTCCACCGCCGCTCAGCCGGATGTCAAAGCCACGGGGCTGGACTCGGTCAGTCGCTGACCTGGACTTTCATTTCCACCACCAGCCGTTCCAGTTCCAGTGCCGCCGGGGTCAATGTGCGACCCCGGCGCTTGATCAAACCGACACTGCGCATCACCTGCGGATCGGTCAGCGGCACCCGTGTCAGGATCGGGTGATCCGCCGCCGGCATCGCCATCAACGGCACCGCTGCCACGCCCAACCCCGCTTCGACCAAACCAATCATCGTCGTCACATGCCGGGTTTCGCAGATGCTCGGCCGCTGCGGCACGATGCCCGTGAGCGCCTGATCCAGCAGAAAGCGATTGCCCGACGTCTTATCCAGCGAGATGTAGTCCTGCTGATAAAACTCATCCCACGTCACGCTACTGCGCCCGGCCAACGGATGATCGCGCCGGCACGCCACCACATAACCTTCCTGTACCAGCGGCTCGAACTCTACTTCCGCCTCCAGGGTGCCCATGAAACTCAGGCCGAAATCCGCCTCGCCGTTGACCACCGCACTCAGCACTTCGTGGGCGCTGGAGTCGAGGACCTTGACCTTGATCCGTGGAAACTGCCGGTGGTAGTGGGCGATCACTCGCGGCATGAAGTAGTAAGCCGCTGAAGGTACGCAGGCGACGGTGACGTGGCCGAGGCGGGTCGAGGCGACTTCGCTGATGCCCAATAGCGCCACGTCCAGGTCGTCCAACAGACGCTCGACGCTCGGCATAAAACCGCGTCCGGCCTGGGTCAGGCTGACCTTGCGAGTGGTGCGCTCGAACAACCTCACACCGAGGGCGTCTTCGAGCTTTTCAATGCGCCGGCTCAGCGCCGGTTGGGAAATACGCACCGTGTCAGCCGCCTTGCGAAAGCTGCCCTGCTCCACCACGGCGCGAAAGGCTTGCAAGTCGTTAAGGTCGAAGTTGATGGCCATGGCGCGCACTCGGGAACGGGACAGATTGATCAGCTTATCCTATGAATGTAACCAATTGATGCAACATGTAACGAAATCTATGTCGACTGCAAGGCAGCTATCGCGAGCAAGCTCGCTCCCATTAATGGATCTCCAGCAAGCATGGAACTCGTGGGCGACGCTGATCAAATGTGGGAGCGAGCTTGCTCGCGATAGCGGTGGGTCAGGCAACATCGTTGTATGTCATGGCTGACGCATGAAGCATCACCCTTTATTCTTGTCGCCCCCGCCGTACCGAGTTCTGGAGTAAGCCATGCCCCATGAAGGCAACCTGTTGCAAGCCGCTGTCGTGTTTCTGTTCGCAGCGGTGCTCACCGTTCCCTTGGCCAAGCGTCTGCAACTGGGGGCGGTGCTGGGTTATCTGTTTGCCGGCGTGATCATCGGCCCATCGGTGCTGGGCTTGATCGGCAATCCGCAAAGCGTCAGCCACATTTCCGAACTCGGGGTGGTGTTGCTGCTGTTCATCATTGGTCTTGAGCTGTCGCCGCGACGTTTGTGGGTGATGCGCAAATCGGTGTTCGGCGTCGGCCTGGCGCAGGTGCTGCTGACCGGGTCGGTGATTGGTGTACTGGCGTTGTTCGTGTTCGGCCAACCGTTGAACAGCGCGATCGTGCTGGGCTTGGGCCTGGCGCTGTCGTCCACGGCGTTCGGTTTGCAAAGCCTGGCCGAGCGCAAGGAACTGACCAGCCCCCACGGACGGTTGGCGTTCGCGATTCTGCTGTTCCAGGACATCGCCGCTATCCCGTTGATCGCCATGGTGCCGTTGCTGGCGGGCGGCGATCACACCAGCAGCGCTGGCGAAGGCCTCAATCACGGCTTGCGCGTGCTGGGCAGCATCGCGGTGGTGGTGATCGGTGGACGGTATCTGCTGCGCCCAGTGTTCCGGGTGGTGGCCAAGACCGGTTTGCCGGAAGTCTCCACCGCCACCGCGTTGCTGGTGGTGATCGGTACGGCGTGGCTGATGGACCTGGTCGGCGTGTCCATGGCGCTGGGGGCGTTTCTTGCCGGGTTGCTGCTGGCGGACTCCGAATACCGCCACGAACTGGAAGCGCAAATCGAACC from Pseudomonas sp. ACM7 includes:
- a CDS encoding MFS transporter, with protein sequence MTASTQRPATSGRSRASAIFRVTSGNFLEQFDFFLFGFYATQIAAVFFPASSEFASLMMTFAVFGAAFLMRPLGAVVLGAYIDDVGRRKGLIVTLSIMASGTILIVLVPGYETIGLFAPAIVLIGRLLQGFSAGAEMGGVSVYLSEIATPGNKGFFTSWQSASQQVAIIVAAALGYGLNQWMAPAMIADWGWRIPFFVGCMIVPFIFFLRRNLEETEEFAARKHRPSMGDVFRTLAQNWVIVFAGMMMVALTTTAFYLITVYAPTFGKTVLHLSTSDALLVTLLVGVSNFFWLPIGGALSDRIGRRPVLIAMALLTLATAYPALTYLVQAPSFINMLLVLLWLSFIYGLYNGAMIAALTEIMPVEVRVAGFSLAYSLATAVFGGFTPAISTFLIQYTGDKAAPGYWMSFAAFCALCATLYLYRRSTDRLQPAMSRTL
- a CDS encoding LysR family transcriptional regulator produces the protein MAINFDLNDLQAFRAVVEQGSFRKAADTVRISQPALSRRIEKLEDALGVRLFERTTRKVSLTQAGRGFMPSVERLLDDLDVALLGISEVASTRLGHVTVACVPSAAYYFMPRVIAHYHRQFPRIKVKVLDSSAHEVLSAVVNGEADFGLSFMGTLEAEVEFEPLVQEGYVVACRRDHPLAGRSSVTWDEFYQQDYISLDKTSGNRFLLDQALTGIVPQRPSICETRHVTTMIGLVEAGLGVAAVPLMAMPAADHPILTRVPLTDPQVMRSVGLIKRRGRTLTPAALELERLVVEMKVQVSD
- a CDS encoding substrate-binding domain-containing protein, with product MKKLYNFAALTLLVSLGLSTVAQAEEIRVMTSGGFTAAYKILGPKFAASTGNTLDTALGPSMGKAPEAIPNRLARGEKADVVIMVGYALDDLIKQGKVDPASRVELADSRIGLVVREGAPKPDIRSVDGLKKTLLDAKSVAYSDSASGVYIEDQLFKRLGIEDQLKPKSTMVPKIPVASVVATGDYQLGFQQVSELLPLPGVSFVAKIPESVQSVTRFAAGIPVGAQHPAQAKALLDYLASTAAQPDVKATGLDSVSR
- a CDS encoding RcnB family protein; the encoded protein is MNSKSLIAALAIAAGVAGISPIVQADDPPQKTVQPGVNNSRQLVKGDRAPDVYQRSEKALTNWKQKGLKAPKSQAQWVQINDKYMMVMITNGTIVDITPVER
- a CDS encoding ATP-binding protein, which produces MSSLRRRLLLWLLPATFLAGLLASIGTYWGAVLELDDLLNDQMRYLAEHINVDPGERVVLTDTGNKPSALRDDNADEVLLQVWSAGVLNFTTDSALLLPPPQQTGLSDVQVGDQTWHTFVSQRGDKVFRVAQAQNRRWEKLAGLAVHLLWPVVSMIPLLALFLWFGISYGLKPLRTVATELSERNVNSLQPIASKELPGEVKPLVDALNDLLERLANAFTMQKYFIADAAHELRTPVAALSIQVELAQRATQEEDRQVSLSEVQAGVTRLTHLTQQLLTLARLEPDVQSPVMQNIELSTLCKSVITDQVRRAEASGIDLGLSEHAASSISGDPETLRILLNNLIDNAIRYAGAHAKIDLAVRDTDQGVVLEVCDNGPGINASERERVLERFYRGNNQSGSGSGLGLSIVKAIAEQHGAQVLLDIGANGLGLRVQIIFPSISGK
- a CDS encoding sensor domain-containing diguanylate cyclase, yielding MNFVWTSATIGSLMLALIVALICRERSLQKQLAEYRVLITSLTDGQNIRQDGDAERFKRSQYFARIGTWDWDVDTDKLYWSDAIYGMFGFKIDEVTPSYALFCSCVHPDDRAKVRAGELRCLETGDNHDEEYRVVWPDGTIRWLRETGNVVKNDHDATIKMMGVVRDITEEKASASYLQHLAHFDPLTGLPNRLVLEERLSEALEQARISATRVALVFVDLNGFKAINDHYGHAAGDRVLITTATRLKKILRSTDTVARIGGDEFVVILQGLPQGNSLQDEARSICQKIFVELSPPVTIGNDQRHIGTSLGVAVFPDHAPSMDRLIHIADLAMYEAKRSGNNQYRLGTESPVRAHSE
- a CDS encoding response regulator — its product is MRILLAEDDPMIGSGLQKGLRQGGYTVDWVTDGKAAVLALETNPYALLLLDLGLPRQDGMEVLTVLRQHDESLPVIIITARDSLPDRIAGLDHGADDYLVKPFAIEELVARIRAVSRRQSGRVQTELRGGPLRLDPVRHLLWLRNEPVSLSAKEYALLHELMKEPDAVISREQLEDRLYGWGDEVGSNAVEVHIHNLRKKLGAEVIRTVRGVGYHIGEDA